The Gammaproteobacteria bacterium genome has a segment encoding these proteins:
- the hemG gene encoding menaquinone-dependent protoporphyrinogen IX dehydrogenase: MSYTLIIYSTTDGQTKKICEALTSQLTDAGKEVRLSPLAQQSQIDWEQVEQVYLGASIRYGNFNKELQTFITKEQAQLAARPNGFFCVNLTARKPEKNTPTTNAYMVKFISNSPWQPQLQAVFAGALRYSKYRWFDRRMIQFIMKLTGGVTDTSQDIEYTDWAKVAQFGREILAQK; encoded by the coding sequence ATGTCTTATACCTTAATTATATATTCGACCACCGATGGTCAAACAAAGAAAATTTGTGAGGCGTTAACCTCACAATTGACCGATGCAGGCAAGGAAGTTCGCTTAAGTCCGTTAGCGCAGCAGTCGCAGATAGATTGGGAGCAGGTTGAGCAAGTTTATTTGGGTGCTTCGATCCGATATGGTAATTTTAACAAAGAATTACAAACGTTTATTACCAAAGAGCAAGCTCAGCTGGCAGCGCGGCCGAACGGATTTTTCTGTGTTAATTTGACGGCGCGCAAGCCTGAAAAGAATACGCCAACAACTAATGCCTACATGGTTAAGTTTATAAGTAATTCGCCGTGGCAACCGCAGTTACAAGCGGTATTTGCCGGCGCTTTACGGTACAGCAAGTACCGTTGGTTTGACCGACGCATGATCCAGTTTATTATGAAGTTAACTGGCGGCGTCACTGATACCTCACAAGACATTGAATATACCGATTGGGCCAAGGTTGCACAATTTGGTCGCGAGATCCTTGCACAAAAGTAG
- a CDS encoding potassium transporter, with protein sequence MQTRSLIRILGLLITIFSTTLLLPGLVAAIFNDGGGVAFVQSFFLCVVFGFLCWYPNRGHRKELNVRDGFIVVVMFWLVLGSVGAVPFVLSDRPDMTLVDSVFESFSALTTTGATVITGLDDLPKAILFYRHLLQWLGGMGIIVLAVAVLPMLGVGGMQLYRAETPGPVKDSKMTPRIAETAKALWYIYFTLTIACAAAYWAAGMSVFDAICHSFSTIAIGGFSTHDASMGYFDSYSINLICVIFLLISGINFSLHYAAIIRPRKMLRSYFSDPEMRLFLGLQLALVLVVFSVLYKENIYLTADEAFSHALFQAVSVSTTAGFGTDSFSGWPLFLPLLLIFTSFVGGCAGSTGGGMKVIRVVLLFLQGARELKRLVHPRAIFAIRLGNKALPDRVVDAVWGFFAAYALVFVVCMLALLYTGLDDVTAFSATAACLNNLGPGLGEVAAHYGNINDSAKWILVMAMLFGRLEIFTLLVLFTPTFWKG encoded by the coding sequence ATGCAGACACGTTCGTTGATCCGGATTTTGGGTTTATTAATTACCATTTTCAGTACTACCTTGTTACTCCCCGGGTTAGTTGCTGCCATTTTTAATGATGGTGGTGGTGTTGCTTTCGTACAATCATTTTTCCTTTGTGTCGTTTTTGGCTTTTTATGTTGGTACCCCAACCGAGGGCACAGAAAAGAGCTAAATGTACGAGATGGTTTTATCGTTGTGGTGATGTTTTGGCTGGTACTAGGCAGTGTTGGTGCCGTGCCGTTTGTGTTGTCAGACCGCCCAGATATGACATTAGTTGATAGTGTCTTTGAATCTTTTTCGGCGCTGACAACCACTGGTGCGACAGTTATCACCGGCCTTGACGATTTACCAAAAGCTATTCTCTTTTATCGTCATTTGCTGCAATGGCTTGGTGGTATGGGCATCATTGTCTTAGCTGTTGCAGTCTTGCCGATGCTTGGTGTTGGTGGTATGCAGCTATATAGGGCGGAAACCCCTGGGCCAGTTAAAGATTCAAAAATGACACCACGCATTGCCGAAACAGCTAAAGCATTGTGGTATATATATTTTACCTTAACCATTGCCTGTGCTGCCGCTTATTGGGCAGCTGGCATGTCGGTATTCGATGCAATTTGTCATAGCTTTTCCACGATTGCAATCGGCGGCTTCTCAACTCATGATGCCAGCATGGGGTATTTTGATTCATATAGTATCAACCTCATTTGTGTGATCTTTTTACTCATTTCAGGCATCAACTTTAGTTTGCATTACGCGGCTATTATCCGCCCGAGAAAAATGCTGCGTTCGTATTTTAGCGATCCTGAAATGCGCCTTTTCTTAGGGCTGCAATTAGCGCTGGTATTGGTGGTTTTTTCTGTTTTATATAAAGAAAATATTTATTTAACTGCCGATGAAGCCTTTAGTCATGCGTTATTTCAGGCGGTATCAGTCTCAACCACCGCAGGCTTTGGCACCGACAGTTTTAGTGGCTGGCCATTATTTTTACCATTATTGTTAATCTTTACGTCATTTGTTGGTGGCTGTGCGGGTTCAACTGGCGGTGGCATGAAAGTAATCAGGGTGGTGTTGCTATTTTTACAGGGAGCGCGAGAGCTTAAGCGTTTGGTGCATCCCCGCGCAATTTTTGCGATTCGACTTGGTAATAAAGCGTTACCAGATCGCGTCGTTGATGCCGTTTGGGGTTTTTTTGCCGCTTACGCACTAGTTTTTGTGGTGTGTATGCTGGCCTTGTTATATACCGGCCTTGATGATGTTACAGCGTTTAGTGCGACCGCGGCCTGTTTGAATAACCTTGGGCCTGGCTTGGGCGAAGTTGCAGCACATTATGGCAACATTAATGACAGTGCCAAATGGATCTTAGTTATGGCGATGCTATTTGGGCGACTGGAAATTTTTACTTTACTGGTTTTATTTACTCCAACGTTCTGGAAAGGTTAA
- a CDS encoding methyl-accepting chemotaxis protein, translated as MQFKTKLIAATTLVLLLSMSVLSISQYLKVKTSLDHTVAETLTEVSEELADNISHVMDSHRAMTAYIMDLIDDDVTEENIIRVVTKSIVKRDFVLAGIGFESDGRVVSNDPSWTPPSDYDPRTRPWYQNAKQTGKVIVTAPYTDAVSNEVLVSMAAPMVDQGKFAGAMFLDVSLAGLGKTVNRAKPLNAGYAFLVTDKGVLISHPDTKLNGSKMSGYFGSQLQLNTVQQDVVIDGRNFVIKLAKVANIDWYLGVAIDAEIVGATASELRNQALLFSAIALLISIAAIYLLVTKLMAPLDNITQAMQGIASGEGDLTQRLATDSDLEFANLARGFNGFADKLQVLIRDSKDLGDQIMAGTDETARGSSAAVDALTQQLSELEQLATAMTQMSSTALEVAGYAQQAASSAKEADEAAADGAAVVNSTSDSITQLSVHIENAVEEVKLLEQSTGNIETILSVISGIAEQTNLLALNAAIEAARAGEQGRGFAVVADEVRNLAQRTQESTAEIKNMIDILQQSSVSVANVMSKSQLEAAQSVEKAQQANDAINTIRESIGRITDMNLQIAAAAEEQSLVAEEVNRNTVNIKDLSQQVSDNAQVTNQDMMAQKDRTQQQHDVLSRFIV; from the coding sequence ATGCAATTTAAAACAAAATTAATCGCTGCCACGACCTTGGTATTATTGCTTTCGATGTCAGTGCTATCAATCAGCCAATACCTTAAAGTTAAAACCAGTCTTGACCACACTGTTGCTGAAACATTAACAGAAGTTTCTGAAGAGTTAGCTGACAATATTTCTCATGTTATGGACAGCCATCGCGCAATGACGGCTTACATTATGGATTTAATTGATGATGATGTAACCGAAGAAAATATAATTCGCGTCGTGACTAAATCGATCGTTAAGCGTGATTTTGTGTTAGCGGGAATTGGTTTTGAATCTGACGGGCGTGTGGTATCAAATGACCCATCGTGGACACCACCATCAGATTACGACCCGAGAACTCGTCCGTGGTATCAAAATGCTAAACAAACTGGAAAAGTGATTGTAACAGCGCCATATACCGATGCTGTTTCCAATGAGGTGCTGGTTTCGATGGCTGCTCCTATGGTTGATCAAGGAAAATTTGCTGGAGCAATGTTTCTTGATGTCAGTTTGGCAGGTTTAGGAAAGACTGTTAACCGAGCAAAACCATTAAACGCCGGTTATGCCTTTTTGGTGACCGATAAAGGTGTGCTGATTTCTCACCCGGATACCAAACTGAATGGCTCTAAAATGTCAGGTTACTTTGGTTCGCAATTACAACTCAATACTGTTCAGCAAGACGTTGTTATAGATGGGCGAAACTTTGTGATCAAGCTTGCTAAGGTCGCTAATATTGATTGGTACCTTGGGGTGGCGATCGATGCTGAGATTGTCGGAGCAACAGCCAGTGAGTTGCGTAATCAAGCGTTATTATTTTCTGCTATCGCGTTATTGATAAGTATTGCGGCGATTTATTTACTGGTTACTAAATTAATGGCTCCTTTAGATAACATCACCCAGGCAATGCAAGGTATAGCCAGTGGCGAAGGCGATTTAACTCAGCGTTTAGCAACAGATAGTGATCTGGAGTTTGCTAATTTAGCTCGGGGCTTTAACGGTTTTGCCGATAAATTGCAGGTATTGATCCGCGATAGCAAAGATTTAGGCGACCAAATCATGGCCGGAACCGATGAAACTGCACGTGGCTCTTCGGCTGCGGTTGATGCTTTGACTCAGCAGTTGAGTGAGTTAGAGCAGTTAGCTACCGCGATGACTCAAATGTCGTCAACTGCCTTAGAAGTTGCTGGTTATGCCCAGCAAGCCGCTTCATCAGCAAAAGAAGCGGACGAGGCCGCGGCAGACGGCGCCGCAGTTGTCAATTCGACTTCTGATTCAATTACCCAACTATCTGTTCATATCGAGAATGCGGTTGAAGAGGTTAAATTACTCGAGCAATCAACGGGCAATATTGAAACTATTTTGTCTGTTATTAGTGGTATCGCTGAGCAAACCAACTTGTTGGCATTAAATGCAGCAATTGAAGCTGCTCGTGCTGGTGAACAAGGTCGCGGTTTTGCCGTGGTTGCTGATGAAGTACGTAATTTGGCGCAGCGTACTCAAGAATCAACGGCAGAAATTAAAAATATGATAGATATTTTGCAACAAAGCTCTGTGTCTGTTGCTAATGTTATGTCTAAATCTCAATTAGAAGCGGCTCAAAGTGTTGAAAAAGCACAGCAAGCAAACGATGCTATTAACACTATTCGAGAGTCAATTGGCCGTATCACCGATATGAATTTGCAAATAGCTGCGGCAGCTGAAGAGCAAAGTTTAGTGGCCGAAGAAGTTAATCGTAACACGGTTAACATTAAAGATTTATCACAGCAGGTATCCGATAATGCGCAAGTAACCAATCAAGATATGATGGCTCAAAAAGATCGAACGCAGCAACAGCACGATGTGCTGAGCCGCTTTATTGTATAA
- the hemF gene encoding oxygen-dependent coproporphyrinogen oxidase, which yields MTEVSSESVKSYLLALQNSICQALESQEPTKRFEFDSWQRAEGGGGESRVLTNGQVFEQAGVNFSHVMGEQLPPSATALRPELAGRRFEAMGVSLVIHPNNPYVPTSHANVRFFIAYADDKPPVWWFGGGLDLTPYYGFEADCIHWHQTAKDLCQPFGEDKYPLYKQECDQYFHLKHRNEARGIGGLFFDDLNTPGFDQSFDFMQAVGNGFIEAYLPIVKARKELEFGDRERQFQLYRRGRYVEFNLVYDRGTHFGLQSGGRTESILMSMPPLVRWQYNYQPAPGSAEAQLYEEFLPIRNWV from the coding sequence GTGACTGAGGTTTCTAGCGAGAGCGTAAAATCGTATTTGTTGGCATTACAAAATAGTATATGTCAGGCACTTGAAAGCCAAGAGCCAACTAAACGTTTTGAATTTGACAGTTGGCAACGCGCCGAAGGTGGTGGCGGAGAAAGTAGAGTACTGACTAATGGTCAGGTATTTGAGCAAGCAGGAGTTAATTTTTCCCATGTAATGGGAGAGCAATTACCACCATCGGCTACGGCATTGCGTCCGGAACTCGCTGGTCGCCGCTTTGAAGCTATGGGCGTGTCGTTAGTTATTCATCCTAATAATCCATACGTTCCAACCTCACATGCCAATGTTCGTTTCTTTATCGCTTATGCCGATGACAAACCGCCGGTTTGGTGGTTTGGTGGTGGCTTAGATTTGACGCCATATTATGGTTTTGAGGCTGATTGTATCCATTGGCATCAGACAGCCAAAGACTTATGCCAGCCTTTTGGTGAGGACAAATATCCACTTTATAAGCAAGAGTGTGATCAGTATTTTCATCTTAAACATCGAAATGAAGCTCGCGGCATCGGTGGTTTATTTTTTGATGATCTCAATACGCCGGGATTTGATCAAAGTTTTGATTTTATGCAAGCGGTGGGTAACGGCTTTATAGAAGCGTATTTACCTATTGTCAAAGCGAGAAAAGAACTTGAATTTGGGGACCGAGAGCGTCAATTTCAGCTATATCGACGTGGACGTTATGTTGAGTTTAATCTTGTATATGATCGTGGGACTCACTTTGGATTACAAAGTGGCGGTCGTACCGAATCAATTTTAATGTCGATGCCTCCTTTAGTTAGATGGCAATATAATTATCAACCGGCACCAGGCAGTGCGGAAGCGCAACTTTACGAAGAATTTTTACCAATTCGAAACTGGGTATAA
- a CDS encoding threonylcarbamoyl-AMP synthase, with amino-acid sequence MKLSNDVAITALKHGAVIAYPTEAVYGLGCDPTNEPAVQSLLQIKQRDPAKGLILVAGDFKLLAKYVDLTLVSKTQWQQIQQSWPGPVTWILPKSENCPPWLSGQYNSIAVRVSAHPVIIALSESLGLPIVSTSANVSGLPPAMCAKQVNLNFKHQLGYVIDAPLGGNDQPSKIFDGITGQQIR; translated from the coding sequence ATGAAATTATCAAACGACGTTGCAATTACAGCTCTGAAGCATGGCGCTGTAATTGCGTATCCCACCGAAGCTGTTTACGGCTTAGGTTGCGATCCGACTAATGAGCCAGCGGTGCAATCACTTCTTCAGATAAAGCAGCGCGATCCTGCCAAAGGTTTAATTTTAGTCGCTGGTGATTTCAAATTACTTGCTAAGTATGTTGATCTCACGCTAGTGAGTAAAACTCAATGGCAACAGATTCAGCAGAGTTGGCCGGGACCCGTTACTTGGATTCTACCTAAGAGTGAAAATTGTCCACCTTGGCTCTCCGGTCAATATAACAGCATCGCAGTAAGAGTAAGTGCTCACCCGGTTATTATTGCTTTGAGTGAGAGTTTGGGCCTGCCAATTGTTTCAACTAGCGCTAACGTGTCGGGGCTGCCTCCTGCAATGTGCGCAAAACAAGTTAATTTGAATTTTAAACATCAATTGGGTTACGTCATTGATGCGCCTTTAGGTGGAAATGATCAGCCAAGTAAAATATTTGATGGTATTACTGGCCAGCAAATAAGATAA